The following proteins are encoded in a genomic region of Paenibacillus sp. FSL R7-0273:
- a CDS encoding tetratricopeptide repeat protein yields MDEKIQEAIALREAGRAEEARVLLLDLLAADSVETADAVSGSGSSSTGSNAGLLYQLAWTHDVLGLEREAVPYYEQSLALGLPPEQRAGALLGLGSTYRTLGDYQRAKSVLQQGADEYPERAEFQAFLAMTLYNLGEHSGGMGILLKLLAETSGNPGIQEYRKAISFYADKLDQVWP; encoded by the coding sequence TTGGATGAAAAGATACAGGAGGCCATAGCACTGCGGGAGGCCGGACGGGCAGAAGAGGCGCGGGTGCTTTTGCTGGATTTGCTGGCGGCAGACAGCGTGGAAACTGCTGATGCCGTTAGCGGCAGTGGCAGTAGTAGTACAGGCAGCAATGCCGGGCTCTTGTACCAGCTGGCCTGGACGCATGATGTGCTTGGACTTGAGCGGGAGGCGGTTCCTTATTATGAGCAGAGCCTTGCTTTGGGATTGCCGCCGGAGCAGCGGGCGGGTGCGTTACTTGGCCTGGGAAGCACTTACCGGACATTGGGCGACTATCAACGTGCCAAATCCGTGCTTCAGCAGGGAGCTGATGAATATCCTGAGCGGGCAGAGTTCCAGGCTTTTCTGGCGATGACGCTGTATAATCTGGGTGAGCACAGCGGTGGCATGGGCATTCTGCTCAAGCTGCTTGCTGAGACCTCCGGTAACCCGGGCATACAAGAGTACCGCAAAGCCATCTCATTTTATGCCGACAAGCTGGATCAGGTATGGCCCTAA